The following is a genomic window from Drosophila busckii strain San Diego stock center, stock number 13000-0081.31 chromosome 2L, ASM1175060v1, whole genome shotgun sequence.
TCAGTGGGTCTCCTACGATGACGTAGCTGATATACGTCGTAAAGCACAGTTTGTGCGCAGATTGCGTCTAGGCGGCGGCATGGTTTGGGCTCTCGACTTGGATGATTACCGTGGACGCTGCGGTTGTGGCAAGCATCCGCTGCTGCGCACGCTCAACCAGGAGCTGCGTGGCATTCCCGGACAGCGTGCTAATGACTGCACATAATCTACGACTGATTATCCACCTACATATTAACAGTATATAGTAACATTCATATGATTGTATAGATGTATACTTATCTACTGGTTATGGCCCATTTACTTGCTGCAGACTAGGCTCGCAATCTGTTCTCAAGATTTTTGCCTATTAGTTGTAAGCACACTCCCACAagcaataaaacataatttaattttaaattgtttttaaattagacATGTTAACTAAGAAATCAAATCTCAGATCACCCAATTCAAACAGCTTAAACGTTTTTAGGGTGACCGTATATTAAGTGGAGGTCGCATTTTAAAGCCCACTGTCATccattcatatatataaatttaaaaaaagatacaaaaacTTAGAACAAATCAGCTGTTAAACCATAACAATAGCTCAAAACAATTTAGCATAAGAATAACAAACAGTGTTATGAATTAAACATGACATAAAGTTTGACCTTAAGCAATTGTCATACATATAACATACGGTCGTCATCGTTGGGCAACAACACAAAGTGAAAGTTGGAAAGTGGAGTCATGcagaaaatattgttaataagTGGAAAACGAAAATGCGGCAAAGATTTCATATCCGAAAGGCTACTAAAACGGTGAGTAAATGAGAGAGTGCTAACTACCGCTTACGGCTAACTAAAATTGCGAGCAACAGGTTGAGCAATCGGGCCATCATTGTGCGAATTTCGGAACCCATTAAACGAGAATGggcaaacaaactgcagctggaCATGAGCGCCATGCTGAGCGATGGACCGTACAAGGAGCAATATAGACGTGACATGATAGTCTGGAGCGATGAAGTGCGACAGCAGGATTACGGTTTCTTTTGTCATGCCGCAATGACGCAAGTCTCGCTAGACCAATACGACTACGTCATAGTCAGTGACATACGTCGCAAGAATGACATACGCTGGTTTCAAGAAACATACGGACAAGCAGCAGTACAAACAATACGCCTTACTTCACAGCCAGAGACGCGCAAGGCTCGGGGCTGGCTTTTTACGCCGGGCATTGACGACGTGCCTTCTGAATGTGATTTGGATGATGGCGTCTTTGACTACGAGTTGACCAACGACGATGAGCAGGTTACTGGTGAGCAGCTCGTCGACCGACTGCTGACAATGCTGAAGATAAGCTgattattaaagtaaatatatattaaattcatacatatattttttatagcaatgtTTATGAAGTGTTTGTATTCATAGATGAACTTAGGCTGATATAATGGTGAATATAATGATTGATATAAATGATTTGTAAATTGGGCTAACCATCGAAGCCATCATCTCCGGTCATGAGCATATGTATGCTAGGCACGTTGCGCCGCTCGCTAGGATTGAGCTGATCATCGAAGCTTTTCAGCGACAGCGGTGTCTTGCGAAGATCCTTCTCCACCGAGCGTGAACGTAAGTGCATGCGATTTCTATTAACACTGCCTAGAGGAGTGCGGTGCGTGCGCTGCGCTGACTGTGGTGTGGTCTTTGGCGTGCTCGTTACTCCGCCCTCGTTGGCATCCACATAAATCTGAGATTTGCTGGCACGTGCTGGCTTGCGTGGCGCTACACGGCGCTTGTTGCCCAGACGCACACGATCCAAGTGCTTGTTTGTTGGAGCTGCTGGTTTGCTAGCCTGTGTCGGCGCCTGTGCTTGTGGCTCATCCAGAGTCATCTCAAATTCACCTGTTGCGCTGGCAAATGAAGCCATGCTACTCTCGTTGCTTAGATTAAGTGTAAGCGTTTGGAGTATATCCTCCAGCATTTGTGTTTCTCTAGCCTCTTCGTCCTCATCGTCACAGAATATTATGGGCGTGCGCTCTACGCCCACTGTGGGCGAACGAGGATCGTAGGGCTGCTGTGGCGGAGTCTTTTGTAGCATCATATCGCAAGGCATAGTCTCTTCATCATAGATAATCGACTCGATTTCCAAAGAACTGTTATTGTGACTGATAGGACTAGGCAGCTCCATTTCCATTGGCGGCTCCAGTTCTATAGGCTTTTCATCAGCTACGGGCTCAGTAACAGCCGTGGCAGGCACACGAGTCTCTACAAACAGATCGGAAAAGGTGTCGTCCATGTTGAGAGTACGATCAATTACCTCGTCGAGTATCAAAGGAGTTCTATTAAGCTGTGGCGAGCGAGGATCGTCTAATGAAAATCCTTTTAGCAAGCGCTTTCTGAACTGCGCAAAAGCATTTTCACCACAAGCCTCTGTAGCTGGTACTACCTTCGCAACCTGAACTTGGGGCGCTAGGAACTACAAATCAACATAATTAGCATCACATTTAAGTCTTGCACTAGCTACTTACATTCATTGGTGTCCGACAGCCACTCGGTGATCGTGGATCGAGCAATGCATTTGGGTCAGGATCTGAGGATTTGATAGGAGTAGACATTTCCATTTCGGTTTTTTGATACTTTCTCTCCATGCGCATATTATTTAGTGTAGGTGTGTCTGGCAGATAGCTACCAtccatttttgttgctttagcgcccataaaaatatatattttttaactagtTTTCCCAAAATGCTACGACTTTTCAcgcagttgtttttttttttaaattaaaaatgcggGAGACATTCCAAGCGTCGATATTTTTTCGATATATTatcattttaaacaaaaacaaaataagtatGTGTGACCGCACTCAGCGAtcagtaaattttttttaaattaaagctgtttgcaaaatatataaatatttaatggtAAAATCGCTTTCGCGTATCAGGTACTACATAGATATGAGATAAGTAAacacaaaacgcaaaaaaatatcactgaattgaataaaattcaaacAGCTAAAGATTATAACAGATACGGCAGCATTTGGTGATACCGTCAATACCAGAGGCCAAAAATACTAAATCTAGCCACAAAGAACCTAAAGTGGCAGCACTGCAATACACTACCATCCATCGGTGATTACAAACCAAATGGAAAAAAGCGTAAAAAACGAGtgccttttaattttttgaaatgcatCTGTAATTTCGAATACAAAACagtattaataacaataaatgttcgcgtgtgtgtgtgtttgctaatACAACGAAAAGCGAAAGTAAGTTTGCAAGTGCATTAAaacgcaataaataaaatatttcggCCATTTTTACGCAGTAGGGCTTTTGTgtttcgtttgtgtgtgtatttgtttgcgtgtgtgtttaaatgtatttgtgaGTATGTATACAGTATACGCAAAAGTAAATCTGACAGTGTGTATGTATGGTATTacgtctttttttttcaaaagctATCCCCCTATGCGCATATTAGCCCATGCGTCGCGGAGACTTctgtggcaggcaggcaggcaaaaggCGGCATGTAAACGAAAACTAGTTTGTAGCGTTGCcaactactgctgctgcagctacttTATGCAGCCGCATTTCGTCTTACATTAATGTAGGTTAGTGCGCGACAGCGTTAGTCAGCCAtctgcatatgtatatgtaatttaaatagattGTACCTCATGCACgacattattttgttgctcattttcatttcgcaTTATTAATTGTATCCAACTTAATGTTCAAAGCCGGCGAgtgaaaagtaaacaatttgtgctcACAGTTGGCAACGCGCTTTTTCTGTATTGTAGACTTTCTCTCTTGATCCAAATTCccacatacatttgtatgcacTGAATgcatctgtatgtgtgtgtgtgtgtgtgtgtgcctgtctgTGAAAACAACGAAATTTCATTCATTGCTCATTTCCGAGTAAAACTACGCGCTGAGTATAAAGTACTATGTTGTATGCGCCCCATCTGTATTTCCGAGTTTCCAACAATAGCCATACAGATCCAATTTGTGCAACATGTTGTACATAATTCTTGCAAGGGGACTTCTACTTGAAAGCATTATTGAGACAGCTGCCGTTTCCTTGGCAAT
Proteins encoded in this region:
- the LOC108607824 gene encoding probable phosphomevalonate kinase, which codes for MQKILLISGKRKCGKDFISERLLKRLSNRAIIVRISEPIKREWANKLQLDMSAMLSDGPYKEQYRRDMIVWSDEVRQQDYGFFCHAAMTQVSLDQYDYVIVSDIRRKNDIRWFQETYGQAAVQTIRLTSQPETRKARGWLFTPGIDDVPSECDLDDGVFDYELTNDDEQVTGEQLVDRLLTMLKIS
- the LOC108607823 gene encoding uncharacterized protein LOC108607823, which encodes MGAKATKMDGSYLPDTPTLNNMRMERKYQKTEMEMSTPIKSSDPDPNALLDPRSPSGCRTPMNFLAPQVQVAKVVPATEACGENAFAQFRKRLLKGFSLDDPRSPQLNRTPLILDEVIDRTLNMDDTFSDLFVETRVPATAVTEPVADEKPIELEPPMEMELPSPISHNNSSLEIESIIYDEETMPCDMMLQKTPPQQPYDPRSPTVGVERTPIIFCDDEDEEARETQMLEDILQTLTLNLSNESSMASFASATGEFEMTLDEPQAQAPTQASKPAAPTNKHLDRVRLGNKRRVAPRKPARASKSQIYVDANEGGVTSTPKTTPQSAQRTHRTPLGSVNRNRMHLRSRSVEKDLRKTPLSLKSFDDQLNPSERRNVPSIHMLMTGDDGFDG